The Corallococcus caeni genome includes a region encoding these proteins:
- a CDS encoding fused MFS/spermidine synthase yields the protein MVWPGEPLRLELPYTRMAMVALAFVPRPENILAIGLGGGAIPMFLRAVLPDTHIDVVELDAAVVDAAKAHCGYQEDALLRTHVADGRAFIEADGPPYDIIILDAYGADQIPGHLCTREFLGAVRARLTRGGAVVGNVWESAANPHFDAMVRTYQVSFHGLSLFEVPASTNRILVGLEGPSKLTREALVERARRVERELGLPFRLSTLVAQRYRPLTRRLARGRVLTDAGLGPGGLIPEE from the coding sequence GTGGTGTGGCCTGGCGAACCCCTGCGGCTGGAGCTGCCGTACACCCGCATGGCGATGGTGGCGCTGGCGTTCGTGCCCCGGCCGGAGAACATCCTCGCCATCGGGCTGGGCGGCGGCGCCATCCCCATGTTCCTGCGCGCGGTGCTGCCGGACACGCACATCGACGTGGTGGAGCTGGACGCGGCGGTGGTGGACGCCGCGAAGGCCCACTGCGGCTACCAGGAGGACGCGCTCCTGCGCACGCACGTGGCGGACGGGCGGGCCTTCATCGAAGCGGACGGGCCGCCCTACGACATCATCATCCTGGACGCGTACGGGGCGGACCAGATTCCCGGGCACCTCTGCACGCGCGAGTTCCTGGGCGCCGTGCGCGCGCGGCTGACGCGAGGGGGCGCGGTGGTGGGCAACGTCTGGGAGTCCGCGGCGAACCCGCACTTCGACGCGATGGTGCGCACCTACCAGGTGAGCTTCCACGGCCTGTCCCTCTTCGAGGTCCCCGCCAGCACCAACCGCATCCTGGTGGGGCTGGAAGGCCCCTCGAAGCTGACGCGCGAGGCGTTGGTGGAGCGGGCGCGGCGGGTGGAGCGGGAGCTTGGCTTGCCGTTCCGGTTGAGCACCCTGGTGGCGCAGCGCTACCGGCCCCTGACGCGGCGGCTGGCGCGGGGGCGGGTATTGACGGACGCGGGGCTGGGGCCCGGCGGCCTCATCCCGGAGGAGTGA
- a CDS encoding M91 family zinc metallopeptidase — MTTIGKPGSRPVSPVSSQPAKTPVAPVKPNAVKAAVSQRMSDGFDAGPRTGARPQVLTEVRTTETALKKDKGLGGFLGDLGSSIGSAVGKIAKDVQKALAPQVSTNADGRTVVDLGAGNNTATVSQNKDGGLTIKSGSDTVTLTAEQARGAIINGGAGNDSITVDASVTQDLTLDGGEGDDKLVGGKGNDTLVGGAGNDTVIGGEGKDTLQGQDGDDYLEGGAGDDRILGGEGRDVLYGLDGNDYVSGGNGRDYIDGGAGNDRAYGGEGDDQVIGGRGNDTLSGGRGNDAVAGGEGTDTVRGGTGTDKLYVEENETTADAAEGEREIVDMTNADQRGSSVSVTGSAEFQARTQSDLDALRSLPAGQELLGTLDASGKTTVIRETSGGNSAGGTNFNDGFMNADGTPGKGTDAQVNYNTTRISLGTEEWMNRPPVVGLFHELVHASDMNNGTLALGSKNGTRNLEPSAVGLPIDLDQDPSTPDVVQGGRPGENVLRDDLNLPTRPRY, encoded by the coding sequence GAAAGCCCGGCTCGCGCCCTGTGTCCCCTGTGTCCTCGCAGCCGGCGAAGACGCCCGTGGCGCCCGTGAAGCCCAACGCGGTGAAGGCCGCCGTCTCGCAGCGCATGTCGGACGGCTTCGACGCGGGGCCCCGGACGGGCGCGCGTCCCCAGGTGCTGACGGAGGTCCGCACCACGGAGACGGCGCTGAAGAAGGACAAGGGCCTCGGCGGCTTCTTGGGCGACCTGGGTTCGTCCATCGGTTCAGCGGTCGGGAAGATCGCCAAGGACGTGCAGAAGGCGCTCGCGCCGCAGGTGAGCACGAACGCGGACGGCCGCACGGTGGTGGACCTGGGCGCGGGCAACAACACCGCGACGGTGTCGCAGAACAAGGACGGCGGGCTGACCATCAAGTCCGGCAGCGACACGGTGACGCTCACCGCGGAGCAGGCCCGGGGCGCCATCATCAACGGCGGCGCGGGCAATGACTCCATCACCGTGGACGCCAGCGTCACGCAGGACCTCACCCTGGACGGCGGCGAGGGCGACGACAAGCTCGTCGGCGGCAAGGGCAACGACACGCTCGTCGGCGGCGCGGGCAACGACACCGTCATCGGCGGCGAGGGCAAGGACACGCTGCAGGGCCAGGACGGCGACGACTACCTGGAGGGCGGCGCGGGCGATGACCGCATCCTGGGCGGCGAGGGCCGCGACGTGCTCTACGGCCTGGACGGCAATGACTACGTGTCCGGCGGCAACGGCCGGGACTACATCGACGGTGGCGCCGGCAACGACCGGGCCTACGGCGGCGAGGGCGACGACCAGGTCATCGGCGGGCGCGGCAACGACACGCTGAGCGGCGGCCGGGGCAACGACGCGGTGGCGGGCGGCGAGGGCACGGACACGGTCCGCGGCGGCACGGGCACGGACAAGCTCTACGTCGAGGAGAACGAGACCACCGCCGACGCGGCCGAGGGCGAGCGCGAGATCGTGGACATGACGAATGCCGACCAGCGCGGCTCGTCGGTGTCCGTGACGGGCAGCGCGGAGTTCCAGGCGCGCACGCAGTCGGACCTGGACGCACTGCGCTCGCTGCCCGCGGGCCAGGAGCTGTTGGGCACGCTGGACGCCAGCGGCAAGACGACGGTCATCCGCGAGACGTCCGGCGGCAACAGCGCGGGCGGCACGAACTTCAACGACGGCTTCATGAACGCGGACGGCACGCCGGGCAAGGGCACGGACGCGCAGGTGAACTACAACACCACGCGCATCTCCCTGGGCACCGAGGAGTGGATGAACCGCCCGCCCGTCGTCGGCCTGTTCCACGAGCTGGTGCACGCCTCGGACATGAACAACGGCACGCTGGCGCTGGGCTCCAAGAACGGCACGCGCAACCTGGAGCCCTCCGCGGTGGGCCTGCCCATCGACCTGGACCAGGACCCCTCCACGCCGGACGTGGTGCAGGGCGGCCGTCCTGGCGAGAACGTCCTGCGCGACGACCTGAACCTGCCCACCCGCCCGCGCTATTAG
- a CDS encoding serine/threonine-protein kinase: MKTRRIPETGAHRALTEREVPVAMAPPAPKVDPLLGAQLGEFLIQERIGAGGMGVVYRAEHPIIGKQAAVKVLRAELMSPEQEQRLVVEARSVNAIRHPGILDIFNFGTLPDGRPYVVMELLQGQSLAEVLRARGRLDVGTAVWMLDQILSPLGAAHRAGVVHRDLKPANVFMVERPDAAPTLKLVDFGIAKVLQSQDGLTHADGSVLGTPDFMAPEQIRGGTVGPATDLYALGVMAFQMLTGARPFQGENVQVMFAHVEQAPLSPSSMVEGIPPELDALVLQLLEKAPAKRPASAEEVRQRLKALSLGRSPGTLGLGVPAVQKREEPTSPTSPTAPRPPGLAALLADRRKVAPLVAAAVAGVMVTGAGLWWLTRPGETPPLVVQRPPVPVAPVVAAPAPVAPVTPTPVVPSEPVQEAHEEVEATSETEGKASGLPPLPVATASEKKLARRLFGLFKQQRARAKDVDAEGELRGKLIQQYRAAVDATKESERARIHLALDGIEKELTQRIARHDAPPVVVVPEMPKVPPLVLPPLPGLPRTNASEQRLAQRLDKLVAELRKRTQGQDVAPDLVRKLVGLYTDAAKAETATERMDVNKALDAWQEQLKARFPK; the protein is encoded by the coding sequence ATGAAGACGCGAAGAATTCCGGAGACGGGGGCGCACCGGGCCCTGACGGAGCGGGAGGTGCCGGTGGCCATGGCCCCCCCTGCGCCGAAGGTGGATCCGCTGCTGGGGGCGCAGCTGGGCGAGTTCCTCATCCAGGAGCGCATTGGCGCGGGTGGCATGGGGGTGGTGTACCGGGCGGAGCACCCCATCATCGGCAAGCAGGCCGCGGTGAAGGTGTTGCGCGCGGAGCTGATGTCGCCGGAGCAGGAGCAGCGGCTGGTGGTGGAGGCGCGGTCGGTCAACGCCATCCGGCACCCGGGCATCCTGGACATCTTCAACTTCGGGACGCTGCCGGACGGCCGGCCCTATGTGGTGATGGAGCTGCTTCAGGGCCAGTCGCTCGCGGAGGTGTTGCGCGCGCGAGGACGGCTGGACGTGGGGACTGCGGTCTGGATGCTGGATCAGATCCTCTCGCCATTGGGGGCGGCGCACCGGGCGGGAGTGGTGCACCGCGATTTGAAGCCCGCGAACGTGTTCATGGTGGAGCGGCCGGACGCGGCGCCCACGCTCAAGCTGGTCGACTTCGGCATCGCCAAGGTGCTGCAGTCGCAAGACGGACTGACGCACGCGGACGGCTCCGTGCTGGGGACGCCGGACTTCATGGCCCCGGAGCAGATCCGTGGCGGCACGGTGGGCCCGGCCACGGACCTGTACGCGCTGGGCGTGATGGCGTTCCAGATGCTCACCGGCGCGCGGCCCTTCCAGGGTGAGAACGTGCAGGTGATGTTCGCGCACGTCGAACAAGCGCCACTGTCGCCCTCGTCGATGGTGGAGGGCATTCCGCCGGAGCTTGATGCGCTGGTGCTCCAGTTGCTGGAGAAGGCGCCTGCGAAGCGGCCTGCCTCCGCGGAAGAGGTGCGGCAGCGATTGAAGGCGCTTTCGTTGGGGCGGTCTCCGGGCACGCTGGGGCTTGGAGTACCCGCGGTGCAGAAGCGGGAGGAGCCCACGTCTCCCACGTCTCCCACGGCGCCCCGGCCGCCGGGGCTCGCGGCATTGCTCGCGGACCGCCGGAAGGTGGCACCGCTCGTGGCGGCGGCGGTCGCTGGGGTCATGGTAACGGGCGCGGGGCTCTGGTGGCTGACGCGGCCTGGGGAGACGCCTCCGCTCGTGGTGCAACGTCCGCCCGTGCCCGTTGCGCCAGTGGTGGCGGCGCCAGCACCAGTGGCTCCAGTGACTCCGACTCCGGTCGTGCCGAGCGAGCCCGTGCAGGAGGCGCATGAGGAAGTGGAGGCGACGTCCGAGACGGAGGGCAAGGCCTCCGGACTGCCTCCGCTGCCAGTGGCGACAGCATCCGAGAAGAAGCTGGCGCGGCGGCTGTTCGGGTTGTTCAAGCAGCAGCGCGCAAGGGCGAAGGACGTGGACGCGGAGGGAGAGCTGCGCGGAAAGTTGATCCAGCAGTACCGCGCAGCCGTGGACGCGACGAAGGAGTCCGAACGCGCGCGCATCCATCTGGCGCTCGATGGTATCGAGAAGGAGCTGACCCAACGCATCGCGCGGCACGACGCGCCCCCGGTGGTCGTCGTTCCGGAGATGCCCAAGGTTCCGCCGCTCGTGCTGCCCCCGCTGCCTGGCCTGCCCCGGACCAACGCCTCCGAGCAGCGGCTGGCCCAACGGTTGGACAAACTGGTGGCGGAGCTGCGCAAGCGCACCCAGGGTCAGGACGTCGCGCCGGACCTCGTGCGCAAGCTGGTGGGCCTCTACACGGATGCCGCGAAGGCCGAGACCGCCACCGAGCGCATGGACGTGAACAAGGCGCTGGATGCGTGGCAGGAGCAGTTGAAGGCTCGCTTCCCGAAGTGA
- a CDS encoding NAD(P)H-dependent flavin oxidoreductase, with product MSILSGDAMNGANDGRPGQPPGSSEDEAPQADGEAEAAGLEARPKPKPIYVLEGNTLKTRLTRDMGIHYPFVGAGMAFVSLPPLVVAVSEAGGLGMLGTAPEPPGVLEARLKAIQAGTQRPYGVDFIVDKLEPHGFTTRDHVDTCIAAKVPVVVFHWTMPPREWIQALQAAGTRVWVQAGTEDLARQALDAGVQGLIAQGRQAGGRNLGSTPTLALVKAFRKLTDAVPVLAAGGIADGFSAARALHHGADGVWVGTRLVASVEAYAHPLYKQRLVDGDAGDTAMTTLFGPEWPGKRMRVIRNRVVREWAGRESSVPATVESETIGTTRLFPGVLDVRYVMPKFSSFLPTPDTQGDLEEMSLPAGGASMSRIDTVQPAGQIVVEMMERARRLLESPEGLDEADEDDRG from the coding sequence GTGAGCATCCTTTCGGGAGACGCGATGAACGGCGCGAACGACGGACGACCCGGCCAGCCCCCTGGTTCCTCCGAGGACGAGGCGCCGCAGGCGGACGGCGAAGCCGAAGCCGCGGGCCTGGAGGCCCGTCCGAAGCCGAAGCCCATCTACGTACTGGAGGGCAACACGCTGAAGACGCGGCTGACGCGCGACATGGGCATCCACTATCCCTTCGTCGGAGCGGGCATGGCGTTCGTCTCCCTGCCGCCGCTGGTGGTGGCGGTGTCGGAGGCGGGCGGCCTGGGAATGTTGGGCACGGCACCGGAGCCGCCGGGAGTGCTGGAGGCGCGGCTGAAGGCCATCCAGGCGGGCACGCAGCGCCCCTATGGCGTGGACTTCATCGTGGACAAGCTGGAGCCGCACGGCTTCACGACGCGAGACCACGTGGACACCTGCATCGCGGCGAAGGTGCCGGTGGTGGTGTTCCACTGGACGATGCCGCCGCGCGAGTGGATTCAAGCGCTGCAGGCGGCGGGGACGCGGGTCTGGGTGCAGGCGGGCACGGAAGACCTGGCGAGGCAGGCGTTGGACGCCGGGGTGCAAGGGCTCATCGCGCAGGGGCGGCAGGCGGGTGGGCGCAACCTGGGCAGCACCCCGACGCTGGCGTTGGTGAAGGCGTTCCGGAAGCTGACGGACGCGGTGCCGGTGCTGGCGGCGGGAGGCATCGCGGACGGGTTCAGCGCGGCGCGAGCACTGCACCACGGCGCGGACGGAGTCTGGGTGGGCACGCGGCTGGTGGCGTCGGTGGAGGCGTACGCGCACCCGCTCTACAAGCAGCGGCTGGTGGACGGTGACGCGGGCGACACGGCGATGACGACGTTGTTCGGACCGGAGTGGCCAGGCAAGCGCATGCGGGTGATCCGCAACCGCGTGGTGCGCGAGTGGGCGGGACGCGAGTCGAGCGTGCCGGCGACGGTAGAGTCAGAGACCATCGGGACGACGCGGCTGTTCCCGGGCGTGCTGGACGTGCGGTACGTGATGCCGAAGTTCAGCTCGTTCTTGCCCACGCCGGACACGCAGGGCGACCTGGAGGAGATGAGCCTCCCGGCCGGAGGCGCGAGCATGTCGCGCATCGACACCGTGCAGCCCGCGGGACAGATTGTGGTGGAGATGATGGAGCGCGCGCGGCGGTTGCTGGAGTCGCCGGAGGGGCTGGACGAAGCGGACGAGGACGACAGGGGTTGA